From the genome of Cytobacillus firmus, one region includes:
- a CDS encoding Na(+)/H(+) antiporter subunit F1, giving the protein MIEIILMLSLGFLALSMMATIFRLVIGPTIPDRVQALDILGINLISAVAILSVLLKTHAFMEVILLIGILSFIGTIAFARFMERGVVIERRRHK; this is encoded by the coding sequence ATGATAGAAATTATTTTAATGCTTTCATTGGGATTTCTGGCGCTTTCAATGATGGCAACAATCTTCCGGCTGGTCATAGGACCCACGATACCAGACAGGGTACAGGCTTTGGATATTTTAGGGATAAATTTAATTTCAGCGGTAGCTATTTTATCGGTATTACTAAAAACACATGCCTTTATGGAAGTCATTTTATTAATTGGCATTCTTTCCTTTATTGGAACAATTGCCTTTGCTCGATTTATGGAAAGAGGTGTTGTCATTGAACGCAGACGTCACAAGTGA
- a CDS encoding Na+/H+ antiporter subunit D: MNNLIILPIIIPLITGMVMVIFRRNIKLHKILSLIALSASGIIAVMLMGENKNTGIQTLHLGGWKPPFGVSMVADMFSSMLLLITSIVAVCCLLYAFRSIGEERESHYFYPLFLFLITGVNGSFITGDLFNLFVCFEVMLISSYVLISLGGTKVQLRESIKYVLTNIISSFLFLVAIAYIYAITGTLNFAHLSVRVAETGQSGLLTIISILLLVIFSLKAALFLFFWLPGSYSAPPAAVAAVFAALLTKVGIYAIFRLFTLVFYHEPKVTHLLIGILGAATMILGAIGAVAHWDIKNILAYNVIIGVGFIIAGLASFSIEGLTGSVYYMIHDIIVKALIFLLGGTIISLTGTGKLKDMSGLIRNHPYLGWMFFIAALSLAGIPPLSGFLGKVFITQGTFEAGYFWLGAIGLLTSLMALYSVIKIFMNCFWGETFLSEEMESGTTKGVMFPIACLSLLTILLGLGAEGISAYTQLAVQTLMNPEIYIQAVFGGETAP, from the coding sequence ATGAATAACTTAATTATTTTGCCCATAATCATCCCTCTGATTACAGGAATGGTCATGGTGATTTTTAGGAGGAATATAAAACTTCATAAAATCTTAAGCCTCATTGCATTATCAGCATCAGGAATCATTGCGGTCATGTTAATGGGCGAAAATAAAAACACCGGGATTCAGACCCTGCATTTAGGCGGCTGGAAGCCCCCGTTTGGGGTAAGCATGGTCGCTGATATGTTTTCTTCCATGCTGCTTTTAATAACAAGTATTGTAGCTGTCTGCTGCTTGCTTTATGCCTTCAGATCAATAGGAGAAGAAAGGGAGAGCCATTATTTTTATCCTTTATTTTTATTTCTGATTACCGGAGTAAATGGCTCTTTTATTACTGGGGACTTATTTAACCTGTTTGTCTGTTTTGAAGTGATGCTCATTTCTTCATACGTATTGATTTCATTGGGGGGCACTAAGGTGCAGCTCCGGGAGTCTATTAAATATGTACTTACCAATATTATTTCATCATTTCTTTTCCTCGTGGCAATCGCCTATATTTATGCTATTACAGGAACTTTAAACTTTGCCCATCTTTCAGTGAGGGTTGCAGAGACAGGCCAGAGCGGGCTATTGACCATTATATCTATATTATTGCTGGTCATATTCAGCCTCAAAGCTGCACTCTTTCTATTCTTTTGGCTCCCAGGCTCATATAGTGCCCCACCAGCGGCTGTGGCTGCGGTTTTTGCCGCGCTATTAACAAAGGTTGGCATCTATGCGATATTTCGTTTGTTTACCCTGGTTTTCTACCACGAGCCAAAAGTTACACATCTCCTAATCGGCATTTTGGGAGCGGCAACCATGATCCTTGGTGCGATTGGAGCTGTTGCACATTGGGATATTAAGAACATACTTGCTTATAACGTCATTATAGGCGTTGGTTTTATCATTGCTGGGCTGGCCTCTTTCTCAATCGAGGGATTAACCGGCTCTGTATACTATATGATTCATGACATAATCGTTAAGGCGCTTATATTCTTATTAGGCGGGACAATCATCAGTCTTACAGGCACAGGGAAACTAAAAGATATGAGCGGTCTCATTCGCAATCACCCATATCTTGGATGGATGTTCTTTATTGCTGCTCTGTCCCTGGCAGGAATACCTCCATTAAGCGGTTTCCTTGGCAAAGTATTTATAACGCAAGGCACTTTCGAAGCCGGCTATTTCTGGCTTGGCGCAATAGGTCTGTTAACAAGTCTGATGGCCCTCTACTCCGTTATTAAAATTTTTATGAATTGTTTTTGGGGAGAAACGTTTTTAAGTGAGGAAATGGAGTCAGGTACCACTAAAGGGGTGATGTTCCCGATAGCCTGTCTCAGCCTGCTGACAATATTGCTGGGCTTGGGGGCTGAAGGAATCTCTGCATATACCCAGCTGGCAGTTCAAACCTTAATGAATCCGGAGATTTATATTCAAGCTGTTTTTGGTGGCGAGACTGCGCCGTAA
- a CDS encoding Na(+)/H(+) antiporter subunit B, whose translation MKEPNDIILHAVIKVAVVIILTFSINLFFSGHHNPGGGFIGGLGFSAALTLLLLAFDIETVRQNIPVDFKVLTAIGVLIAVFTGVGGIVFGAPFLTQAFDYFDIPVFGKTELATAVLFDVGVALAVIGTSMSIILSIGDDH comes from the coding sequence GTGAAAGAACCAAATGATATCATTTTGCATGCTGTTATAAAGGTTGCAGTAGTTATCATACTTACCTTTTCGATTAACCTATTCTTCTCAGGACATCATAACCCTGGCGGAGGATTCATCGGAGGTTTAGGGTTTTCAGCTGCTCTGACGCTTCTGTTACTGGCTTTCGATATTGAAACAGTCCGTCAAAACATACCCGTTGATTTTAAAGTGCTTACAGCCATTGGAGTTTTAATTGCTGTTTTTACAGGGGTAGGAGGCATTGTTTTTGGGGCGCCATTTTTAACACAGGCATTTGATTATTTCGACATTCCGGTTTTCGGAAAGACTGAACTGGCTACTGCAGTTCTCTTCGATGTCGGGGTTGCGCTGGCAGTTATTGGGACATCGATGTCCATAATTCTGAGTATAGGTGATGATCACTAA
- a CDS encoding Na(+)/H(+) antiporter subunit C produces METLMSLLVGLFFAIGTYLILTKSLLRIILGTSIISHGVHLLILTMGGLKTGGPPLLGLQDLPFTDALPQALILTAIVINFATTALFLVLSYRAYKVLGTDDTDQMRGNHDE; encoded by the coding sequence ATGGAAACTTTAATGTCACTGCTTGTCGGTCTGTTTTTTGCTATAGGAACCTATTTAATCTTAACCAAGAGTTTGCTTAGAATCATCTTGGGAACGTCCATTATCAGTCATGGGGTCCATCTGCTTATTCTCACTATGGGCGGTTTAAAGACGGGAGGTCCTCCATTATTGGGTCTGCAGGACCTTCCATTTACCGATGCGCTGCCGCAGGCACTTATATTAACTGCGATTGTTATTAATTTTGCAACAACTGCCCTTTTCTTAGTGTTGAGCTATCGTGCATATAAAGTGCTGGGCACAGACGATACGGATCAAATGAGAGGTAATCATGATGAATAA
- the mnhG gene encoding monovalent cation/H(+) antiporter subunit G: MNADVTSELVAAILILTGTIFSFLSAIGIIRLPDVYTRSHAASKSSTLGVMFTLFGAFLFFLFADNYFSIRLLLGIFFVFLTAPVSAHAICRAAYRSSVELSSTSVQDDLKGALRKEQEDA, encoded by the coding sequence TTGAACGCAGACGTCACAAGTGAACTGGTAGCAGCCATACTGATATTGACAGGCACCATTTTCAGTTTTTTAAGTGCAATCGGAATTATTCGGCTTCCGGATGTGTATACCCGGTCTCATGCTGCCTCAAAAAGCTCCACTCTGGGTGTAATGTTTACATTGTTTGGAGCATTCCTGTTTTTCCTGTTTGCAGATAATTACTTCAGTATTCGATTACTGCTTGGCATATTTTTTGTATTCCTGACTGCCCCCGTTTCCGCACATGCAATTTGCCGCGCTGCTTATCGCTCAAGTGTAGAATTGAGCAGTACTAGTGTCCAGGATGATTTGAAGGGTGCTTTAAGGAAAGAACAAGAGGATGCATAG
- a CDS encoding Na+/H+ antiporter subunit E, translated as MPIQVLINLFIAFLWMFLQDDWSVLSFFSGYLVGIIVLIVLEKFFKAPLYLRSLLAILKLFFVFIWELFTSSILVIRQVIRPRINITPGIFTIETELEGELEVTLLALLLSLTPGSVVVEVSHDNKVFYIHAMDIPESSESVIVSKDRFEKAIKKVTRK; from the coding sequence TTGCCCATTCAAGTATTAATCAATCTATTTATAGCTTTTTTATGGATGTTTCTTCAAGATGACTGGAGCGTATTATCCTTTTTCAGCGGTTATCTGGTGGGGATAATTGTTTTGATCGTTTTAGAGAAGTTCTTTAAAGCCCCTTTATATTTGAGATCACTCTTAGCCATCCTTAAATTGTTTTTTGTATTTATTTGGGAATTGTTCACTTCGAGCATACTTGTAATCCGGCAGGTAATAAGGCCAAGAATTAATATCACTCCCGGGATTTTCACAATAGAAACTGAGCTTGAAGGAGAGCTTGAAGTAACTCTGCTTGCTTTGCTGCTTTCACTGACTCCCGGTTCTGTTGTTGTGGAGGTATCCCACGATAATAAAGTGTTCTACATTCATGCCATGGATATTCCGGAATCAAGTGAATCTGTCATAGTATCAAAGGATCGGTTTGAAAAGGCGATAAAGAAGGTGACCCGCAAATGA